AAATCAGGCGGACTTCGGTCCGCCTTTTTTATTTTACGCTAAACGCGCTTTCGCATCGGCAATCGCCTGCGCGACCTGCTGCGGAGAAACGCCACCTTTGGCGGCACGTTTGTCGAGACAGGATTGCAGTTCAAGGATCGCGTAAACGTCATCGCCAATCACATTGCTGAATTTCTGCAAATCAGCCAGCGGCAATTCTTCCAGCGCCTTCCCCTGATTAATCGCTTCGACCACCGCTTCACCCACAATATGGTGTGCTTCGCGGAACGGCACGCCTTTGGCAACCAGATAGTCTGCCAGTTCGGTGGAATTAGCGTAGCCTTGCTGTGCAGCTTCTTTCGCACGCGGGCGTTTCACCTGAATGCCGTCCAGCACCAGCGACGCCATATTCAGGCAATCCATCCAGGTGTCGAGCGCATCGAACAGCCCTTCTTTGTCTTCCTGCATGTCTTTGTTGTACGCCAGCGGCAGGCCCTTCATGGTCATCATCATGCCAGTCAGTGCGCCTTGTACGCGGCCACATTTGCCGCGGATCAGCTCCAGCGCATCCGGGTTTTTCTTCTGCGGCATCAGGGAGGAACCTGACGTTACGCGATCGGACAAATCAATAAACGCCGCTTCGCCGGTGTTAAAGAAGATCAGGTCTTCGGCAAAACGGGAAAGGTGAACCATACTGATGGCCGCGTTGGACAGCAGTTCAAGAACATGGTCACGGTCAGAAACGCTGTCGAGGCTGTTACGGGTCGCAGAAGCAAAACCTAACCAGCCCGCCAGCTGTTCGCGATCCATCGGATATGCCGTACCGGCCAGTGCGCCACAGCCCAGCGGGCTGACGTCCAGACGGGTCAGGGTATCTTTCAGACGGCTTTCGTCACGCGCCAGCATTTCAACATACGCCATGCACCAGTGCGCAAAGGTCACAGGCTGAGCGCGTTGCAGATGGGTGTAACCCGGCATCACCGCGTCCTGATTGGCTTCGGCGGTGGCAACCAGCGCCTGCTGTAAATGATGCAATGCATCGCCCAGTTCAACCACCTGCGCTTTACACCACAGTTTGATGTCGGTCGCGACCTGATCGTTACGGCTGCGGCCGGTATGCAGTTTCTTGCCAAGATTACCGACTTTGTCGATCAGTTTACCTTCGACCCAGCTATGAATATCTTCGGCGTCGCTGGCTAAAATAGCGCGGGGATTGGCACGGACTTCTTCCAGCAGCACGGTCAGCGCCTCTTCCAGCTGGATTTGCTCGTCAGCGGTTAATACGTTGACGGTCACCAGCGCTTTGGACCAGGCTACTGAGCCCACGATGTCCTGCTCTGCCAGCCGGTAATCGAAACGCAGTGAGTCATTGAGTTCTTTAAACCGCTGATCCGCTGCCTGAGTAAAACGTCCGCCCCAAAGTGCCATTTTCCTGCTCCTGAATTTTTTATGCAAAAGGGCGCACTATGCTGCGCCCTTGAAAAGGGTATACCGAATGCGCCGCCGGTGCGTTACGCCAGAATACGTGTGCCGATGGCGACGCCGTTAAACAGTGCCGGTAATTGTTCGGCATGACGCCAGCTGGCAATATCAACCGGACGTCCCAGAGAACGGGCGGCGTCCAGCGCAGCGTGAACTTTGACGATCATGCCATCGGTGATAATACCCTGCGCGATAAGCTGCTCGGCTTTCTCTGCGCTCATTTCCGGGATACGCTGACCTTTGCCGTCAAGAATGCCACTGACATCAGACAGCAGGATCAGATCCGCGCCCAGCGTGGCCGCCAGTGCGGTCGCAGCCTGATCAGCGTTAACGTTCATCAGCTCGCCGTTTGCGGTGATGCCGATAGAACTGACAATCGGCAGGTAGCCTGCGCCGTGCAGCGTGTTAATCAGCGCCGGGTTACCCGCTTCGGCTTTACCGACGAAGCCCAGTGATTCATCCAGTTGTGTAACGCTGACAGTACCGCCGTCTGCCAGAGACAGGCCAACGGCGTTGATATGATTTTTAACCGCCCACGCCAGCAGGGTTTTGTTAGCGCTGCCAGCAAGTGCGCCGGTGATAATGTCAATCTGATCAGCCGGAGTCACACGCAGACCGGCTTTTTTCACCACCGGCAGATTCAGCTTTTTCATCAGCTCGTCAACCAGGCAGCCGCCACCGTGAACAATAACCAGCGGGCGGTGATATTCCTGACGATAAGCCACTACCGCCATGAACAGGCGCTCGAGCGCTTCTTCATTGTCCAGCAACACACCACCTAATTTTATGACTAACGGATTCATAGCTGTTCGCGCCCCGACCGGTTGAGAATGTTAATTAATAACAATACATTTAATTTAATCTAACACCCCTGCACGTCTGAATAAACGCTCAGGGGCGGTTGTTTTTTGTTTGCTGACAATCTGACGAAGTATTAAAGCAGTGATTGTGTTTCCGGGAAGCCGAAACGGATATTCATGCACTGAACCGCCTGCGCGGACGCGCCTTTAAGCACATTATCCTCCGTCGCCACCACAATCAGATGTTCGCCTTTCACCGCAAAACCGATATCGCAAAACGGCAGGCCAACCACGTCTTTCAGCGCCGGAACGCCTTTGGTGTACAAACGCACCAGCGGTTTATCGTGATAAGCATTATGGAAGGCTTCCGCCACGTCCTGCTCCGTGACACCCGCGTTCAGACGGCAGGTGATGGTCGCCAGAATACCGCGCGGGAAGTTGCCCAGATGCGGTGTGAAAATCACCGGCACGCCAAGGTGCTCGGCAATTTCCGGATGATGACGGTGGCTGAAAAGTTTGTATGGCTGAAGGCTGACTTCGCAGAAGCTGTTGCCGAGCGTGGCTTTACGGCCTGCGCCACTGACACCGCTGGTGGCGTTGATCACCGGCCACTGGCTGTCATTGAGCAAACCATTTTCGATAAGGGGTTTAAGCGCCAGCTGCGAAGCGGTCGGGTAACAGCCCGGAACGGCGATCAGCTGTGCATC
The window above is part of the Rahnella aceris genome. Proteins encoded here:
- the argH gene encoding argininosuccinate lyase; translation: MALWGGRFTQAADQRFKELNDSLRFDYRLAEQDIVGSVAWSKALVTVNVLTADEQIQLEEALTVLLEEVRANPRAILASDAEDIHSWVEGKLIDKVGNLGKKLHTGRSRNDQVATDIKLWCKAQVVELGDALHHLQQALVATAEANQDAVMPGYTHLQRAQPVTFAHWCMAYVEMLARDESRLKDTLTRLDVSPLGCGALAGTAYPMDREQLAGWLGFASATRNSLDSVSDRDHVLELLSNAAISMVHLSRFAEDLIFFNTGEAAFIDLSDRVTSGSSLMPQKKNPDALELIRGKCGRVQGALTGMMMTMKGLPLAYNKDMQEDKEGLFDALDTWMDCLNMASLVLDGIQVKRPRAKEAAQQGYANSTELADYLVAKGVPFREAHHIVGEAVVEAINQGKALEELPLADLQKFSNVIGDDVYAILELQSCLDKRAAKGGVSPQQVAQAIADAKARLA
- the argB gene encoding acetylglutamate kinase, which codes for MNPLVIKLGGVLLDNEEALERLFMAVVAYRQEYHRPLVIVHGGGCLVDELMKKLNLPVVKKAGLRVTPADQIDIITGALAGSANKTLLAWAVKNHINAVGLSLADGGTVSVTQLDESLGFVGKAEAGNPALINTLHGAGYLPIVSSIGITANGELMNVNADQAATALAATLGADLILLSDVSGILDGKGQRIPEMSAEKAEQLIAQGIITDGMIVKVHAALDAARSLGRPVDIASWRHAEQLPALFNGVAIGTRILA
- the argC gene encoding N-acetyl-gamma-glutamyl-phosphate reductase, whose product is MLNTLIVGATGYAGAELAAYLNRHPHMNITGLTVSAQSADAGKLLSDLHPQLKGIVDLPVSPLTDVAEAAKGVDVVFLATAHEVSHDLAPQFLAAGCVVFDLSGAFRVSKPEFYTEFYGFEHQHLDLLDQAVYGLAEWQADKLKDAQLIAVPGCYPTASQLALKPLIENGLLNDSQWPVINATSGVSGAGRKATLGNSFCEVSLQPYKLFSHRHHPEIAEHLGVPVIFTPHLGNFPRGILATITCRLNAGVTEQDVAEAFHNAYHDKPLVRLYTKGVPALKDVVGLPFCDIGFAVKGEHLIVVATEDNVLKGASAQAVQCMNIRFGFPETQSLL